From the Octadecabacter antarcticus 307 genome, one window contains:
- a CDS encoding SLC13 family permease: MTTDQIILFTLFGAVFGMLLWGRFRYDLVAFSALLCGVVLGVVPTKDAFSGFGHPATIIVALVLVVSAGLVRSGAVYLITRTLVDASRNLGAHIAIMGAIGGVLSAFMNNVAALALLMPVDIQTARKAGRNPGLSLMPLSFATILGGMATLIGTPPNIIIASIREETLGEPFKMFDFAPVGAVTAIAGLLFVAFIGWRLIPAQDGKQAGATLESYTYYLAELTVPDGSKHIGKRVSELYEIAEKNDVAILGLIRAGKNQYGTAKNSVLQGQDTLVMQAAPEALDEFRAALNLDFTDNKREEFLSGASEGLTVIEVVATENSRITGKTAESIGLAWRKRTVLMGLSRKGKTVKSRMRKTLIEAGDILLLLAPQDAANDVIEWLDCLPLADRGVAVTANSKVWLAIGLFAGAVALASFGIVYLPIALGLVVVAYVLTKIVPLSELYTHIEWPVVVLLGSMIPLGAALETSGGTELISGALLDLTRGLAPWMILTVLMIVTMTLSDVLNNTATTIVAAPIAIQMAQSLNVSPDPFLMAVAVAASSAFLTPIGHKNNTLILGPGGYSFGDYWRMGLPLEILVVAVSVPAILVFWPL; the protein is encoded by the coding sequence ATGACAACAGATCAAATCATCCTTTTTACTCTCTTTGGCGCGGTCTTTGGCATGCTGCTCTGGGGGCGTTTTCGCTATGACCTTGTGGCGTTTTCTGCCCTGCTTTGCGGTGTGGTCTTGGGCGTGGTTCCAACCAAAGATGCGTTCTCGGGCTTCGGCCATCCAGCCACAATTATCGTCGCCCTTGTGCTGGTCGTCTCGGCGGGTCTGGTCCGCTCAGGCGCGGTCTATTTGATCACGCGAACGTTGGTGGACGCGTCGCGCAATCTGGGCGCGCACATTGCCATCATGGGGGCCATTGGCGGCGTGTTGTCAGCGTTCATGAACAACGTCGCGGCCCTTGCGCTGTTGATGCCGGTGGACATTCAAACCGCGCGCAAGGCGGGCCGAAACCCCGGCTTGTCGCTGATGCCGCTCAGCTTTGCCACGATCCTTGGTGGCATGGCGACGCTCATCGGGACTCCGCCCAATATCATCATTGCATCCATCCGCGAAGAAACCCTTGGTGAGCCGTTCAAGATGTTCGATTTCGCCCCCGTTGGCGCAGTAACGGCCATTGCGGGTCTGTTGTTCGTGGCGTTCATCGGCTGGCGCCTGATCCCCGCGCAAGACGGCAAACAAGCAGGCGCAACACTGGAAAGCTACACCTACTATCTGGCCGAACTCACCGTGCCCGATGGCAGCAAACACATCGGCAAACGCGTCTCAGAACTCTATGAAATCGCTGAGAAAAATGACGTCGCGATCCTTGGCCTGATCCGTGCTGGAAAGAACCAGTATGGCACTGCAAAGAACAGTGTTTTACAGGGCCAAGACACGCTGGTGATGCAGGCCGCGCCCGAAGCGTTGGACGAATTCCGCGCCGCCCTGAACCTTGATTTCACCGATAACAAACGCGAAGAATTCTTGTCTGGGGCGTCCGAAGGATTGACCGTCATCGAAGTTGTGGCGACCGAAAATTCACGCATCACTGGTAAAACCGCCGAAAGCATCGGCCTTGCATGGCGCAAGCGTACCGTCCTGATGGGGCTGTCGCGCAAAGGCAAAACCGTCAAATCCCGGATGCGCAAAACGCTGATCGAAGCCGGTGACATTCTGCTGCTGCTCGCGCCGCAAGACGCGGCCAACGACGTTATCGAATGGCTTGATTGCCTGCCACTCGCAGATCGCGGTGTGGCGGTAACTGCAAACTCGAAAGTCTGGCTCGCCATTGGCCTTTTTGCCGGTGCCGTCGCCTTGGCCAGTTTCGGGATTGTCTATCTGCCAATTGCCTTGGGCCTTGTGGTCGTTGCCTATGTTTTGACCAAAATCGTGCCGCTGTCGGAACTGTACACCCATATCGAATGGCCAGTGGTTGTGCTGCTCGGCTCGATGATCCCGCTCGGCGCAGCGCTCGAAACGTCGGGCGGCACCGAACTGATCTCCGGCGCACTGCTCGACCTCACACGCGGGCTCGCACCTTGGATGATCCTGACCGTCTTGATGATCGTCACAATGACCCTGTCTGACGTGCTTAATAACACCGCCACCACCATCGTCGCAGCCCCCATCGCGATCCAGATGGCGCAGTCGTTAAACGTGTCACCTGATCCGTTTTTGATGGCCGTCGCTGTCGCTGCTTCAAGCGCGTTCCTGACGCCGATTGGCCATAAGAATAACACGCTGATCCTTGGTCCGGGGGGCTATTCGTTCGGCGATTACTGGCGCATGGGTCTGCCACTGGAAATCCTTGTGGTGGCTGTGTCTGTTCCCGCAATCCTCGTTTTCTGGCCGCTCTAG
- a CDS encoding glutamine amidotransferase yields the protein MKPFLILQLRPETEASNDEYSAILRKGGLTVDQTRRIRLDRDALPDIDLTHYAGTIVGGGPGCVSDAPEDKTAIDARAEAACLSLMPQITNHDLPFMGCCYGIGILAHHLGAEVSKDSYGEPVSAATCTVTPDGKHDPLLHGLPSEFDAFVGHKEAVQNLPTDTVHLLSGDVCPFQMIRHKSNVYATQFHPEADGAGFATRIRIYKDKGYFPPNEAEALTTMVKAANVSVPADILRRFVTRYR from the coding sequence TTGAAACCATTTCTGATCCTGCAACTGCGTCCCGAAACCGAAGCATCGAACGATGAATACAGTGCCATTCTGCGCAAAGGCGGGCTCACGGTGGATCAAACCCGCCGCATCCGCCTTGATCGCGACGCGCTGCCAGACATCGATCTGACACACTACGCTGGCACCATCGTTGGTGGTGGCCCCGGCTGCGTGTCTGACGCGCCCGAAGACAAGACCGCGATAGACGCCCGCGCAGAGGCCGCGTGCCTGTCGCTGATGCCCCAAATCACCAACCACGACTTGCCGTTTATGGGCTGTTGTTACGGCATCGGCATCCTCGCGCATCACCTCGGTGCAGAGGTGTCGAAAGACAGTTACGGCGAACCCGTCAGTGCGGCCACCTGCACGGTCACGCCAGACGGCAAACACGACCCGCTGCTGCACGGTTTACCCAGCGAATTCGACGCATTTGTGGGCCATAAAGAGGCCGTGCAAAACCTGCCCACCGACACTGTCCACCTGCTGTCCGGCGATGTTTGCCCGTTCCAGATGATCCGTCACAAATCAAACGTCTACGCGACGCAATTCCACCCCGAAGCCGACGGCGCAGGCTTTGCCACGCGCATCCGTATCTATAAAGACAAAGGCTACTTTCCACCAAACGAAGCAGAGGCGTTGACGACCATGGTCAAAGCCGCAAACGTCAGCGTCCCCGCCGATATTTTGCGCCGATTTGTGACGCGGTATCGCTAA